The Chryseolinea soli genome contains a region encoding:
- a CDS encoding tetratricopeptide repeat protein has product MKKKALIFPSLAFSVLLIFGCAEKQEQDITHPADYAAYLTPHTDAALQKCNEEIAFWKNKQTRTPDSETCKLRIAGLLSSRFMLAGRIEDIFTSDSLYRSVLAASGNENASVHRALAANAITQHQFGEAYEQIQKALAIGEGKASSLFMLTDVDLELGDYDGANRALNRIATRNFFPYIIRKAKIKDHEGDLDSAIVLMETALVKAKDNASLSLWTKSNLADMYGHAGRIQEAYQLYLDILKTNPDYDYALKGIAWIAFSHDHRYADARRIAQYINQKRATPDMHLLLAKIAGAENDAMEKMKELHVFDSLANSPRYGDMYNKYLALMHVEDFSNPAKTIALAEREIHNRPTPQSYDLLAWGYFHEGKYAQALEVAEDFLVDKTFEPDVFFHLGLIYQANGQTGKARTYLRRAEKSAFELGPEVTQKIKEALSNS; this is encoded by the coding sequence ATGAAAAAGAAGGCCCTCATCTTCCCGTCACTGGCATTTTCGGTTCTCCTGATCTTTGGCTGTGCCGAAAAGCAGGAACAGGACATCACGCACCCGGCCGACTATGCTGCCTACCTCACGCCGCACACCGATGCCGCGCTCCAAAAATGCAACGAAGAAATTGCGTTCTGGAAAAACAAACAAACGCGCACACCCGACAGCGAGACCTGCAAGCTCCGCATCGCCGGACTGTTGTCGTCGCGTTTTATGTTGGCGGGCCGCATCGAAGATATTTTTACCTCCGATAGTTTGTACCGCTCCGTGCTCGCCGCGTCGGGAAATGAAAATGCTTCCGTTCACCGCGCACTGGCGGCAAACGCCATCACGCAACATCAGTTTGGTGAAGCGTATGAACAAATTCAAAAAGCCCTGGCAATCGGAGAGGGGAAAGCCTCTTCGTTGTTCATGTTGACGGACGTAGATCTCGAACTTGGCGATTATGACGGCGCCAACAGGGCACTCAACAGGATCGCCACGCGTAATTTCTTCCCCTACATCATTCGCAAAGCAAAGATCAAGGACCACGAAGGCGATCTCGACTCGGCCATCGTGTTGATGGAAACCGCACTCGTAAAAGCCAAAGACAATGCATCCCTTTCGCTGTGGACAAAATCAAACCTGGCCGATATGTATGGGCACGCCGGACGGATCCAGGAAGCCTACCAACTCTACCTCGACATCCTCAAAACAAATCCGGACTATGACTATGCCTTAAAAGGAATTGCCTGGATCGCCTTTTCGCATGACCATCGCTATGCCGACGCGCGGCGCATCGCTCAATACATCAATCAAAAAAGAGCCACGCCCGACATGCATTTGCTACTGGCAAAAATCGCCGGAGCCGAAAATGACGCCATGGAAAAAATGAAAGAACTGCATGTGTTCGACTCGCTGGCCAACAGCCCGCGCTACGGCGACATGTACAACAAGTACCTGGCGTTGATGCACGTGGAGGATTTTTCAAATCCCGCAAAAACCATAGCCCTCGCCGAACGCGAGATCCATAACCGGCCCACGCCGCAATCGTACGACCTGTTGGCCTGGGGATATTTCCACGAAGGCAAATACGCCCAGGCATTGGAAGTGGCCGAAGATTTCCTCGTCGACAAAACCTTCGAGCCCGATGTGTTCTTTCACCTCGGCTTGATTTACCAGGCCAACGGCCAAACCGGAAAGGCCAGGACCTATCTCCGTCGTGCGGAAAAAAGTGCGTTTGAACTCGGCCCGGAAGTGACGCAAAAAATTAAAGAGGCCCTGAGCAATAGTTGA
- a CDS encoding DUF4331 family protein: protein MKLKYISLLAVGAVIALGSCNNDDDATPMPVTYVQEDQMARPAINTVFVSAGDKDTFNGTIPSAQNAAFGTKFKDRLMALNPGYTTNLLGLDAATFTGVLSTDVLSVALNGATTFYDGTNVLTGRKLNDDVITVELILLFGGPDATANPMLTDDHVNANDKGFLDTFPYLASPH, encoded by the coding sequence ATGAAACTGAAATATATAAGCCTGTTGGCCGTGGGCGCCGTGATTGCGCTCGGGTCCTGTAACAACGACGACGATGCTACGCCTATGCCGGTCACCTACGTGCAAGAGGACCAGATGGCACGTCCCGCCATCAACACCGTCTTCGTGAGCGCCGGCGACAAAGACACTTTCAACGGCACGATCCCTTCGGCTCAAAACGCAGCCTTCGGGACAAAATTCAAGGATAGATTGATGGCCCTCAACCCCGGCTACACGACCAATTTGCTGGGTCTCGATGCCGCCACCTTCACCGGCGTACTCTCCACCGACGTGTTGAGCGTAGCGCTCAACGGTGCCACGACATTCTACGACGGCACCAACGTGCTGACCGGTCGTAAGCTGAACGACGATGTGATCACCGTGGAATTGATCCTGCTCTTCGGCGGACCGGATGCCACTGCCAATCCCATGTTGACCGACGATCATGTGAACGCCAACGATAAAGGCTTCCTCGACACGTTCCCCTACCTGGCTTCGCCACATTGA
- a CDS encoding DUF4331 family protein produces MKAKTKDLRRGLAALLAIGVISSATYLIAADHIDAPAVTGKASDITDFYAFESPSNSSNLVFVVNTQGLLAPTATAAAAFDSDVMLEVNVDNSSAKDNMEDLVLQVTFENGKVQVYGPVAPIEKGLNSTLVTTGNKVEAGISTYAGSPMTGEANGIKVFAGPRDDPFFFDLDQFKKVIAGTATGFNNPGTDTFAGTNVMSVVIELPKSLLGSGTINAWATTNRKN; encoded by the coding sequence ATGAAAGCAAAAACAAAAGACCTCCGAAGGGGCCTCGCCGCGCTCCTGGCGATCGGTGTCATCTCATCGGCAACGTACCTCATTGCGGCTGACCACATCGACGCGCCGGCCGTGACGGGCAAGGCCTCCGACATCACCGACTTCTACGCATTCGAAAGCCCTTCGAACAGCAGCAACCTCGTGTTTGTCGTCAACACACAAGGACTGTTGGCCCCCACGGCCACCGCCGCTGCCGCCTTTGACTCCGACGTGATGCTCGAAGTGAACGTCGACAACTCGTCCGCCAAAGACAACATGGAAGACCTCGTGCTCCAGGTGACGTTCGAGAACGGCAAAGTGCAAGTGTATGGCCCCGTAGCGCCCATCGAAAAAGGACTGAACAGTACGCTGGTCACCACCGGCAACAAAGTGGAGGCCGGCATCAGCACCTATGCCGGTTCGCCCATGACCGGCGAAGCCAACGGCATTAAAGTCTTCGCCGGCCCGCGCGATGATCCGTTCTTCTTCGACCTGGACCAGTTTAAAAAAGTGATCGCTGGAACCGCCACCGGGTTCAACAACCCAGGAACGGACACGTTCGCCGGTACCAATGTGATGTCGGTGGTCATCGAGTTGCCCAAGTCGCTGCTGGGCAGTGGCACCATCAATGCGTGGGCGACGACCAACCGAAAAAATTAA
- the lepB gene encoding signal peptidase I, with amino-acid sequence MNDLETPVSGHEESPKKKKPALAAFLNFIVPGLGYVYAGNIKRGVIAYFLLILVAVISIRFVAYTFTLFLVGIGLIIAFYVYLIVSGYRAVGKAKHQETKRWDVWYVYVLVIAAQVGLRPFLQSIHSLGYLSPITPVVIPTPAMDPTLQIGDHLMFHKTKTIARNNIIVFKWPPDQKIMYIKRCVGMPGDTLSIRKAAVFVNGDSLTGDYMLKYRYAVQTDGVRIQQRVLDQFGIAESEFYDVGSGSYSMFLTQEQARQVRGLPFIKFVEREMTSEDELEPDVYPQTGSGQWNKDNFGPLYLPKKGDRIPLTHRNLALYGTCLKYENESVELLDSAAIINGKQIDTYAFKDNYYFMMGDNRHNSLDSRYWGFVAESMVLGKALYFYWSKDWDRIGTSIR; translated from the coding sequence ATGAACGACCTGGAGACCCCCGTTAGCGGCCATGAAGAAAGTCCGAAAAAAAAGAAACCTGCGCTGGCAGCCTTCCTGAATTTTATCGTCCCGGGCCTGGGCTATGTTTATGCGGGGAACATCAAGAGAGGCGTCATCGCCTATTTCCTGCTCATCCTGGTGGCCGTGATCAGCATCCGGTTTGTGGCGTATACCTTTACGCTGTTCCTGGTCGGGATCGGTCTCATCATCGCCTTTTATGTGTACTTGATCGTCAGCGGCTATCGGGCCGTGGGAAAGGCCAAACACCAGGAGACAAAGCGCTGGGATGTGTGGTATGTATATGTTTTAGTCATTGCTGCCCAGGTGGGCCTGCGTCCATTCTTGCAAAGCATTCATTCCCTGGGCTATCTATCGCCCATCACTCCGGTGGTGATACCAACACCCGCCATGGACCCCACGTTGCAAATTGGAGACCACTTGATGTTCCACAAAACCAAAACCATCGCCCGCAATAACATCATCGTCTTCAAGTGGCCGCCCGATCAGAAAATCATGTACATCAAACGCTGCGTGGGCATGCCGGGCGATACCCTTTCCATACGTAAAGCAGCGGTCTTTGTAAACGGCGATAGCCTCACGGGCGACTACATGCTCAAGTATAGATATGCTGTGCAAACGGATGGCGTTAGGATCCAGCAACGCGTGCTTGATCAATTCGGCATCGCTGAATCCGAGTTTTATGACGTGGGGTCAGGATCTTACAGCATGTTCCTGACGCAGGAACAAGCGCGACAAGTAAGAGGATTGCCTTTTATAAAATTCGTGGAACGGGAAATGACCAGCGAAGACGAACTGGAACCGGACGTATATCCGCAGACGGGATCGGGCCAATGGAATAAAGACAACTTTGGTCCGCTCTACTTGCCAAAAAAAGGAGACCGGATCCCATTGACCCACCGGAACCTCGCGCTTTATGGAACGTGTTTAAAATACGAGAACGAATCGGTCGAGTTGCTGGACTCCGCGGCGATCATCAACGGAAAACAGATCGATACCTATGCATTCAAAGACAACTACTATTTCATGATGGGCGACAACCGTCATAATTCCTTAGACTCCCGCTATTGGGGATTCGTAGCCGAAAGCATGGTGTTGGGGAAAGCATTGTATTTTTATTGGAGTAAAGATTGGGATCGGATCGGGACAAGTATCCGGTGA
- a CDS encoding LuxR C-terminal-related transcriptional regulator, with protein sequence MEPKVKDEKLSAEIGQYKKLHDIISATSEIPEDFIRPSTEDDKYCYYMFSTARCSFLFIDKHYESFMGYLPEEHKKGGLDFWFSKVHPDDRKLLADRILEFQGQARSSHSKEQPLSAMLNYRFRKGTGEWIWLQHTVLVAALDESGMIDKLVHRLRMLEALSTPVHPEKKPFEVALKKSDSVGRLTNREKQVLKLVAEGFSSKIIADQLSISINTVETHRRHLLEKLNAKNSMELVKRAFSLFWN encoded by the coding sequence ATGGAGCCCAAAGTAAAAGACGAAAAACTTAGCGCGGAGATCGGGCAGTATAAAAAATTGCATGACATCATCAGCGCAACCAGTGAGATCCCTGAAGATTTTATCAGGCCCTCCACGGAGGACGATAAGTATTGTTATTATATGTTTTCCACCGCCAGGTGCTCCTTTCTTTTTATCGACAAGCATTATGAATCCTTTATGGGCTATTTGCCCGAGGAGCACAAAAAAGGCGGGCTTGACTTTTGGTTTTCAAAGGTTCACCCGGACGATCGCAAGCTCCTGGCCGATCGAATACTCGAGTTCCAGGGGCAAGCCAGGTCGTCGCATAGCAAGGAGCAACCCCTGTCGGCCATGCTGAACTACCGGTTCAGGAAGGGAACGGGAGAATGGATCTGGCTCCAACATACCGTCCTTGTGGCCGCGCTCGATGAAAGCGGGATGATCGACAAGCTTGTACACCGGCTGAGAATGCTCGAAGCACTGTCTACTCCCGTTCATCCGGAGAAAAAACCTTTTGAGGTTGCCTTGAAAAAAAGTGATTCGGTTGGGCGCCTGACCAACAGAGAAAAACAGGTTCTGAAATTGGTCGCCGAAGGTTTCTCTTCCAAGATCATTGCCGATCAACTGAGCATCAGCATCAACACGGTGGAAACGCACCGGCGACACTTGTTAGAAAAGCTGAATGCCAAAAACTCAATGGAGTTGGTGAAGCGCGCGTTTAGTTTGTTCTGGAATTAA